DNA from Brassica napus cultivar Da-Ae chromosome C4, Da-Ae, whole genome shotgun sequence:
AACCTGCTCTTCGTCGACATCGTCAAACTGTTCTTCATCATCGTCATATATTGGATCGCCGATGATTTCTCTGTCATTGGCAAACAAACCCCGACGACCATTATTAAGAGGACAAGCCGTCTGTATGTGACCTCTTTCCCCACATGTGAAACAACGGAGAGCGTTGGGGCGAGAAGGACGAGGCTCAGCTGCTGGCGTGACAGTTTCAGTAGGACGAGCGTTGTTTCGTTGTCCGGTAGTTGATGTAGCTGTTGTATCACGCCCTGTAGACGTTTTAGTGTCATCGGTGGGGGTCGTGGTGCATATTCGTGAGTTTCCTTTCCACTGGTTATTGGTCAAACGTGATTGTTGTTCAACCAATAAAGCTCTTTGGCGTGCTTCCGAGACCGAGCTAGGATCAAACTGGTGTAGCATGTTTTGTAGTTGAGGACGAAGTCCTGCTATGAACCGAGCTACCAACTGATCTTCTGAGTCGTGCACGTCAATTCGTGTAAGCATCTGATAGAATTCATTAGCATACTCCTCGACTGATCGGGATCCTTGACGTATGTTATGGAACTTTTGGAACAATAGGCGTTCGAAATTACACGGAATGAAGGTTTTCCGCATATGTTTCTTAAGCTTGTCCCAAGAGgtgattttatcttttttccCGATGCGTTCTGGAGAGCTTAAGTTGGCCCCACCATGCTGCGGCGTGACCGCGAAAACGTGTTGTCACAAGAGGCACCTTCTTCTGTTCTGGAACGTCCTTGAATTCGATGATTTCATTGACGGTCACAAACCAGTCAAGTAAGTCCTCCAGCTGCGACCGTCCACTGAACTCGGGAATCTCAAGTTTTAAACCCGATGTCCAGCGTAAGTCATCGTTGTTCCGGTTATGTCGATCGTGTTGTTGTTGACGATGTGGACGACCATCTCCGAATGGGTTTTCTTCGTCGATATCGTCATCTTGCTCATCAAAAATGGGATTGTTGTTGCGGTGTTGCCGTTGTGGTTGAGCTACGTGGGCTGCGTTTGCGGCGAAGGCGGCTTGTACTCCGGCTTGAACTCCGGTTTGAATTGCTTCAGCCATCGTTCGTCTCATATTATCTTGAAAACTTTCCTGAAAGTCTTCTAGGAACTGCTGCATCTGCGTCCATTCGTTTGGACGAGGTGCCATTGAAACCAAAGATCGATAATCACGAGTAGAATCGCAATTAAAAAGGTCTCTGATACCAACTAATGGAGCAGAAGTATCTGTAGTAACTGATAACGCGAAGATAACGTTGAATTCTGCGAATGCCCGTTAACTAAGCCTTCTTAAAATCTGTTGAATTCTCAAAAAATGCCCAGAAACTAAGGATCAAGAGTTGTATAACACAAAgctctaaatttttattaaatcaaatcAAAGGTAACTAAGAAACAATAGAAGAGATCTTTTTATATAGGCTCACAGACGAGTCCTATTTTAAGAAGTAAAAGCCAtaagataaacatgaaaaacATGAAAGCCAAACGATAAGGACACTTAAGAAAAAGAAAGctttaaataaaaccaaatagaAATAGGAGATGTACGCTACATCACAAATATTAGATCTTACGTGTTTAGCTTACAAATTGTGTGGGTGGACATGATATTATGTGTTTTTCATAGATGATGTTGTTGTGTGGTGTTGAATATTCTAATAAGTTGGCCGAATCATTTTTCTATTCGGTCTGTTTTCCAAAGATTTTAACGGTTAGGATATCTTTGTTGTGTTATTATGGCCTATGTCAGTGGTGAATCTACAACCAAAATGGGAAGGGCATCTTCCCCTAtagattttaccaaaaaatgaattttatttagtatttgTAATGGACTTtggaataattaattaaatatgtcCTCCTTACAATCTCAAACATGGAGTTTAATgctcctcttttttttctttgaaaatttacctcatATGATAAAACTTTCTAGATCCACCATTGTGGGTAATTGTGAATATTGTATTCTTATGTGGATCcattatggattttttttttcattttatgcttgtttatttttgttaattgtgGAGTTATTTTGACTGATATCACGGGAAAGTTATggttttttatttgatagggTGTTACGTTATTAGTACTACGATTGTAAGGGAGTTATTTGATTGTTTATTTGATCATTGACAATGTTTTGTATTCTCTCGACATATGTGTAAATTCTAGCTTGGTATGGGTtgaatcaaatttataattggACACTATAATGACGAACATGTAAAGAAGACTGTTGTTCTTTgaagtttaaaataatattaagttaattgcaaaaaatgaaaatgcatCTTTGATTGTTGGAGGTGGTGCTGCATTTGTTTTGCCTTTGACTGTTGGTAGGCCGTTGTTGTTCGTTTGGGACTCATGTTCCttttaaaacaatttagttACACTCTTAGGTGCTTATTGTTTGCCATGAACTATTGAAGTAGcataatatcattttgtatGACTAATTGCTATTTTGATTGTTGATTGTTGATTGTTTAGTGGTTGTAGACAGACCTAATGTTGATGGAGGTTGTCGAAAACTTCAGAGTAAACGATATTTATTACACCAAGCTCAGTGTTGAGTGTGGAGCTGTGTGATAACCTGAAACATTTATTTGTGCGTGTAAATGTGTATTGTGTATATGGTTGTGGCATTTCCGATGAGGAGGAAAGGGTGAGTAACGGAAGCACGACAAACTTTTCATGATACGTGTAAGCTGTTCGGATCGTTGGAAAAACATAATGTTTTTGCGTGCTAACTTTCGCAAATCATCTACATAGTGAAACGCTCAATTAATTGTAATCGTAGTGATTACCATTACAATCAATTCTACACAACGTGGTGGTTGATCTATAAACTCTCCAACGTTTGACCTTTACGTAAAGTTCTTATTGTAGTGTTGGTCTGGTTGACTGAATTTCGTTCAATCATATTTTTCTAACATCAGTACCTGCGTCGTAATGTATGTAAACAACAAACAGTGAAGTTCTTGTAGTGTATCCGTAAGAAGCTAGTACGCAGTATTTAGTTACcttgttcttgtttttcctAGGGGGATATAGCGGCGGATTTAGAAGTCGATCCTCTACCTTGTCTGACTTTGAGTTCATCATATTGGGCCTTGCTTTGTTCTCCTTCGCGAATACATGCTCTCTTCATTattgattaagaaaataaaaatcatttgtAAAGAAATTTCTAAAAAGAATTTTAGTAAAGCATTGAAGAGTATTCTCAACTTTTTTTTCAATAGATCTCTGGATCTCAACGAATCCAGAAAGACATTGATCCTTAGgtattataaaactaaataagaCTTTTTTGCATAAATCTAGCTTCAGCTATGTCATATTGTAATGTATTCAATCATACCCATCAGATCGCTCATCGGTGAATATagttgttgagatgaagaaaGTGTAAGTTCTCTTGAAGCTCCTCTGAAGTGTCTTTTGCAGTTTGTCGGCATCAGCTATGCCTTCATCTTCTTTCCCTGAAGAAAAGAATCCAATGCCTTTACATGTATGATCCATGAAAGGCAAATTAATGTTATACGTGTACATGTCTATGTTTACTTCAACTGTTATATTCCTACACTATATTACAAATCATTAATGCTTTTATCATCAAATTATACATAATGTCATTTTACACACCAAATAATAATTTACATCTACTTGATATTTGGTACAAGTGTTTGACAGACGGACGTGCACATACGCTATATTTTTAGGCACATAGAAGTTGGAGTAAGACATAAATTTGTGATGAAACTTATGCACTTTCCTCGGAGGAGATTGAATTTTTATCTTCAGGTACAGATGGAGGCATAGGAGATGCAGATAAATGCAAAAGATACTTAGGAGGAGCCTCAAGAGCACTTAAGCTTCCCTCCATCATTTCAACAACTCTGTTCATCGATGGGCGATCTGATGGGCATGCTTGAATACATGACAATCCAACAAGAATCATCTTCCTTGCAAACTCGTCATCTTCGTCTTCTGTTATCTGATCTTCTAGAAACCTTTTACAATCTCCCTTTTCAAGACTTTTATAGATCCAATCTGGGAAATACATTGAACTACTGTTGTTGTCTGATACAGAGTTCCTATTTCTTGCTCCCATCATTTCAAGTACCAACATTCCATAACTATACACATCTGACTTGTGAGAGACTCTCCCGTAGATTCTTGAAAACACTTCGGGTGCGATGTACCCGATGGTCCCTCTTGTCTCTGACATCCACAAGATACTTTCTTGACTCCCACAGAGCCTGGCGAGTCCAAAATCAGAAATCTTGGGACAGAGATCTTTTCCCAACAGTATGTTCTGTGGTTTTATGtcgaaatgaacaatccttgtCTTGCAAGCATAGTGCAAGTACTGAAGGCCTCTTGCAACTCCGAGTGCAATATCATACATCTTTCCCATGTCAATGCGCAGTGAGGGCTGGCTCGTTATGAACTTATCGAGTGAACCATTCTCTACAAATTCATATATAATTGCTCTTTTGGACCCTTCATAGCAGAAGCCTAGCAGAGAAACAATATGGATATAGGATGTTCTGCTCATACTCGCCACTTCGTTAATGAAATCTTCACCATTCTTCTTTGATTCTTTTAAGACCTTTACTGCAACCTTGAGCCCTTCACAAAGGTTTCCTTCATATACAATTCCATATCCCCCTCTCCCGATTTCTTGAGCGAACGAGTTTGTGATTTCCTTCACCTCAGCGTAGTTATATCGTTTCAGCGGTATAAGTTCCTCAAAATTCTCTATTCTTGGATGTTCTAATGCTTCTATCTTGTTCAGAAAGTATATGAGCATTGATAGAATCAATAATGTCAAACATATAATGAGGATTAACACTGCACATGAAACTGACTATTGTTAAGTAAATTTTGTATTggaaagaataaaaacaaaaatttatattgcTAGAAAACTAACCTCTAGAACCTGTCAAGGGATAATTAAAGCTAGTTGGATCAGCTCCAGCCGAAGACTTTGGGAGTTCACCAGAACTTGTTTTCATGCATTTGAATCCAAGTAAAGAACCGGAGAACTCCTTTATCCTGTTAGGATAAAAAGAAAAGTCTTCTTTGCAGCAAAACTGATTTGCAAACTTGTCGAAACTGCAAAACCCACCGGTTTTTAAACAATGTTTACATGGTCTGTCGTTGATCTTCAGCTTCACTTCGAATCCTTCTCTCAATACATTTCCCAAATTCCTGGCTTCTTTCTCAGGTATGAAACCTGCAGGAACAATAACATTGGAGATTGTTCGACAAGACTGGTAGTAATGTTCATCGTGATACACTGAACCAGTCCCTCCATTTGAACAAGTGAAGTTCTCAAGGTAATGAAAGCGAGGGTCACAGTTAGAGAAAACGATGAGGTTCTTGTAATTTGGGGATCGCTGAAAGATTTTAGGAGGAGAGATTGTGTTGCCCTCCCCCCatcctctttctttctctctcgagAAAGAGAAAGTAGAGTATAAAGGAGTAAATGATAGAGAAGAGCAGAAGGAAGGTGAATAATCTTGTCTTACAAGTTTAAGAGTTTTGAATGTGTTGTCTATGTGaagaacattgaaaa
Protein-coding regions in this window:
- the LOC106374669 gene encoding LEAF RUST 10 DISEASE-RESISTANCE LOCUS RECEPTOR-LIKE PROTEIN KINASE-like 2.3, translated to MILIKLCFLLKNFLLLLLFLISPRNRRNYTLNKMMDTPALGCCFVTLFMFLFHNFPCALSNQAFLSCDSVFECGNLSATFPFWGENRGEPCGHPLLKLSCDRVSNKTSINISNIFFNVLHIDNTFKTLKLVRQDYSPSFCSSLSFTPLYSTFSFSREKERGWGEGNTISPPKIFQRSPNYKNLIVFSNCDPRFHYLENFTCSNGGTGSVYHDEHYYQSCRTISNVIVPAGFIPEKEARNLGNVLREGFEVKLKINDRPCKHCLKTGGFCSFDKFANQFCCKEDFSFYPNRIKEFSGSLLGFKCMKTSSGELPKSSAGADPTSFNYPLTGSRVLILIICLTLLILSMLIYFLNKIEALEHPRIENFEELIPLKRYNYAEVKEITNSFAQEIGRGGYGIVYEGNLCEGLKVAVKVLKESKKNGEDFINEVASMSRTSYIHIVSLLGFCYEGSKRAIIYEFVENGSLDKFITSQPSLRIDMGKMYDIALGVARGLQYLHYACKTRIVHFDIKPQNILLGKDLCPKISDFGLARLCGSQESILWMSETRGTIGYIAPEVFSRIYGRVSHKSDVYSYGMLVLEMMGARNRNSVSDNNSSSMYFPDWIYKSLEKGDCKRFLEDQITEDEDDEFARKMILVGLSCIQACPSDRPSMNRVVEMMEGSLSALEAPPKYLLHLSASPMPPSVPEDKNSISSEESA